Proteins encoded within one genomic window of Dyadobacter chenhuakuii:
- a CDS encoding TonB-dependent receptor → MQKTVRNKPVNWQMIMRIGLLQWLFVALLAGSSYAKESTAQSILSKDMTISLKNVSLKEALDEIQEKVDAKFVYSSRVSLKENVSIEAKNQKLSKVLDQLLVSRGINYRVINGQIVLARGKAAKEESNIPDLEEKLQNYVLPVEINVKGTVTSSDGQGSLPGVSVVLKGSSTGTTTDGNGNFELVVPNVESVLVFSFVGYTSQEVVVGNRSTVNITLAADNKALEELVVVGYGTQKRVNLTGAVSQVQSRDLENRPLNNMSQILQGMVPNLNITFGTGQPGQGGNLNVRGETSINGGGPLVLVDGIPGDINRINPNDVESVSVLKDAAASAIYGARGAFGVILVTTKSAKNGKTSVSYSNNFGWSTPTVSTNFLTNGYDHTRINDEAFKRANGNTYTRYSEEDYAELEARRYDKTENPARPWTVVKNVNGKDIYNYYGNYDWWKTLFKQVEPSMQHNISLSGGTDKVNYFLSGSAFQKDGIMRINTDRFNSYTLRTKVNAQLTPWLKVSNNTQYFDSRYKYPGLKGGANANFTAITVHALPAYAPRNPDGTATYNTLKNNYSIGDGLFANLLKGVAGGEKKVHELTTINSVTIDFTKTWNLVANHSYSFYITDDWYRSAIAQYSIQPGILATVPNYNTDQLEKTFWFDPMHVTNVYSSYNKTLGKHYLGATAGINYESKKHQVLTGARKNLLSEDINDLNLGTGEQLVNGGAYEYSLFGAFFRLNYDYMGKYLLEVNGRYDGTSRFGAGRRYGFFPSVSAGWRLSEEKFFESARNVVSNLKIRASYGTLGNQLPPKFNDNPSSASFYPYIEIMPTALSSWINNGQKIPYVDSPNPIAAGLTWESATTSNIGLDADLLKGKLTIAMDAYIRETKDMLVPGRVLPSVYGATVPTQNAGDLKTKGFELSVAWKDQFKLAGKTFAYNATFMVSDYKAKITRYDNPNKLLSSRYEGQTLGEMWGYSIDGYFKTNDEAQAYPIDQTLVNKQRLSAPGEWSKLQAGDLKFLDLNGDGKISEGANTLADHGDLKVIGNTNPRFRYGLNLGASWGAFDFSALAQGILRRNWYPGANADKFWGPYSRPYYSFLPENFEDDIWTPENTDAYFPILRGYTALNGGGDLNARNDRYVQNVGYLRLKNIVLGFTIPERISKKVRIPRARIYVSGENLFTYTPLRSKYIDPEQFDGDFTNGRTYPLSKTYSAGLSINF, encoded by the coding sequence ATGCAAAAAACAGTACGTAACAAGCCCGTAAACTGGCAAATGATTATGCGCATTGGATTGCTTCAATGGCTTTTTGTAGCCTTACTGGCAGGCAGCAGCTATGCAAAGGAAAGTACAGCCCAGTCTATCCTGAGCAAGGATATGACAATCAGTCTTAAAAATGTTTCGCTGAAAGAAGCATTGGATGAGATTCAGGAGAAAGTGGATGCGAAATTTGTCTACAGCAGCCGGGTTTCTCTCAAAGAAAATGTAAGTATCGAGGCAAAAAATCAAAAATTGTCGAAAGTCCTGGACCAGCTGCTGGTTTCCCGCGGCATTAACTACCGCGTTATCAACGGACAGATCGTGCTGGCAAGAGGAAAGGCCGCGAAGGAAGAATCCAACATTCCGGATCTGGAAGAAAAGCTGCAAAATTACGTCCTGCCGGTTGAAATCAATGTAAAAGGCACGGTAACCTCTTCCGATGGCCAGGGCTCCCTGCCCGGCGTAAGCGTTGTTCTCAAAGGAAGCTCCACCGGGACAACGACGGATGGAAACGGAAACTTTGAGCTCGTGGTGCCGAATGTGGAATCTGTGCTTGTGTTCAGTTTTGTGGGTTATACTTCCCAGGAAGTCGTGGTAGGGAACCGTTCGACAGTGAATATCACGCTGGCAGCCGACAACAAGGCTTTGGAAGAACTGGTTGTGGTAGGTTACGGAACGCAGAAACGCGTAAACCTCACCGGCGCAGTAAGCCAGGTGCAATCGAGGGATCTGGAAAACAGGCCATTGAACAATATGTCGCAAATCCTGCAAGGCATGGTGCCCAACCTGAACATTACATTCGGAACGGGCCAGCCGGGACAAGGCGGGAACTTGAACGTCCGTGGTGAAACCTCGATCAACGGCGGAGGCCCGCTGGTTCTGGTCGACGGCATCCCCGGTGACATTAACCGCATTAATCCCAATGACGTGGAGTCGGTCTCGGTGTTGAAGGATGCGGCCGCGTCCGCCATTTATGGTGCACGCGGAGCATTCGGGGTGATTTTGGTTACTACAAAAAGTGCGAAGAATGGGAAGACGAGTGTGAGTTACAGCAACAACTTCGGCTGGTCAACGCCAACAGTGAGTACGAACTTCCTGACCAATGGTTACGACCATACCCGCATCAATGACGAGGCATTCAAGCGCGCCAATGGAAATACTTACACGCGTTATTCCGAAGAAGATTATGCCGAGCTGGAAGCTCGCCGCTACGACAAAACGGAGAATCCTGCACGTCCATGGACAGTGGTGAAGAATGTCAATGGAAAGGACATTTACAATTATTATGGTAATTACGATTGGTGGAAAACGCTTTTCAAGCAGGTTGAGCCGTCCATGCAGCATAATATCAGCCTTTCGGGCGGCACGGATAAGGTCAATTATTTCCTGTCAGGTTCTGCATTCCAGAAGGATGGGATTATGCGGATCAATACAGACAGATTCAATTCCTATACATTAAGAACCAAGGTGAATGCGCAGCTGACGCCGTGGCTGAAAGTGAGCAACAACACACAATATTTCGATTCGCGTTATAAATATCCAGGTTTGAAAGGCGGTGCAAATGCCAACTTTACCGCCATCACCGTGCACGCGCTTCCCGCGTATGCACCGCGCAACCCGGACGGGACCGCGACTTACAACACATTGAAAAACAACTATTCAATTGGTGACGGATTGTTTGCAAACCTCTTGAAAGGCGTGGCCGGCGGCGAAAAGAAAGTGCATGAGCTCACGACCATTAACTCGGTTACTATTGATTTTACCAAAACCTGGAACCTCGTCGCAAACCACTCCTACTCGTTCTACATCACGGATGATTGGTATCGGTCAGCCATTGCCCAGTACTCGATACAGCCTGGTATCCTGGCAACGGTCCCGAACTACAATACCGACCAACTAGAAAAGACATTCTGGTTTGATCCTATGCATGTTACCAACGTTTATTCCTCATATAATAAAACATTGGGCAAACATTACCTGGGCGCAACTGCGGGGATCAATTACGAATCCAAAAAGCATCAGGTGCTGACAGGCGCACGCAAAAACCTGCTTTCCGAAGACATTAACGACCTCAATCTCGGAACCGGAGAGCAGCTTGTGAACGGCGGCGCTTACGAATATTCGCTTTTTGGTGCGTTTTTCAGGCTGAATTACGACTATATGGGCAAGTATCTGCTGGAAGTAAATGGTCGCTATGATGGCACATCGCGGTTTGGCGCAGGCAGGCGTTACGGATTTTTCCCGTCGGTTTCGGCCGGTTGGAGACTGAGTGAGGAAAAATTCTTCGAATCAGCCCGCAATGTGGTTAGTAACCTTAAAATCAGGGCTTCATATGGAACATTAGGCAACCAGCTTCCGCCTAAGTTCAATGATAATCCAAGTTCAGCGAGCTTTTATCCCTACATTGAAATCATGCCGACGGCTCTTTCGTCGTGGATCAATAACGGACAAAAAATCCCGTACGTCGACAGCCCCAACCCCATCGCTGCCGGCCTGACCTGGGAATCGGCGACGACTTCCAACATTGGTCTGGATGCAGATCTTTTGAAAGGCAAGCTGACTATTGCCATGGACGCTTATATCCGCGAAACCAAGGATATGCTTGTGCCGGGACGTGTGCTTCCGTCGGTGTACGGCGCCACGGTGCCTACGCAGAATGCAGGTGATTTGAAGACAAAAGGATTCGAACTTTCCGTAGCGTGGAAAGACCAGTTCAAACTGGCCGGAAAGACATTTGCTTACAACGCCACATTCATGGTGTCGGATTACAAAGCGAAAATTACGCGCTATGACAACCCAAACAAGCTGCTTTCCAGCCGTTATGAAGGACAAACCCTGGGGGAAATGTGGGGGTATTCCATTGACGGATATTTTAAAACCAATGACGAGGCGCAAGCTTATCCGATTGACCAGACATTGGTTAACAAGCAGCGTTTGAGCGCGCCAGGCGAGTGGAGTAAATTACAGGCAGGCGATCTGAAATTCCTGGATTTGAACGGTGACGGCAAGATTTCGGAAGGCGCAAACACATTGGCGGACCACGGCGATTTGAAAGTGATCGGAAATACCAACCCGCGGTTCAGATATGGCCTTAATCTGGGTGCTTCCTGGGGTGCATTTGATTTTTCTGCGCTGGCTCAGGGGATTCTTCGCCGGAACTGGTATCCCGGAGCAAATGCGGATAAATTCTGGGGCCCCTACTCCCGTCCTTACTATTCATTTCTTCCTGAAAACTTCGAGGATGATATCTGGACGCCTGAAAATACGGATGCATACTTCCCTATCCTGCGCGGCTACACGGCGCTTAACGGCGGTGGTGACCTCAATGCCCGCAACGATCGGTATGTGCAGAATGTGGGTTATCTGAGGCTGAAAAATATTGTGCTGGGTTTTACCATTCCTGAGCGCATCAGCAAAAAAGTCCGCATTCCCCGGGCGCGCATTTACGTAAGCGGCGAAAACCTGTTCACTTACACGCCATTAAGATCTAAGTATATTGATCCTGAGCAATTTGACGGTGATTTTACCAATGGAAGAACTTACCCGCTTTCGAAAACATACTCTGCGGGCCTAAGCATTAATTTCTAA
- a CDS encoding FecR family protein, with product MKAPFISPVLLEKYLLDQCNDQEKEEVEAWYAAIKGDADHLEKLSETEKSSIRESTFESIKGELNILDESPARPFPWRWISGIAASVAIAAGLYFNYPIRKEQPVSIIEEIQQKKKSDIVQFVNTESRIVTHMLPDSSSIIMHPEASVTYPARFDADRRIVTFSGEGFFDITKDKTRPFLIQSGEMVIKVLGTSFNVKAASAQKVFQVDVLTGSVEVTAPGTKKKPQQLVLKPKQQAIFEIESKRLTARQITIQPRKEIYEPVTVVFEEAPLNKVIEQLEKRFNVNIRLSNPATATCSVTANFESQPFTVILEMLCTTLEANYTISGNTILLNGTPCE from the coding sequence ATGAAGGCACCCTTTATCTCCCCGGTTTTATTGGAAAAATATCTCCTCGATCAATGCAATGATCAGGAAAAAGAAGAGGTTGAGGCGTGGTATGCTGCCATCAAAGGAGATGCCGACCATTTGGAAAAATTATCTGAAACAGAAAAATCTTCCATCAGGGAAAGCACTTTCGAAAGCATTAAAGGTGAACTGAATATTCTGGACGAATCGCCGGCACGGCCTTTCCCATGGCGCTGGATTTCGGGCATAGCGGCGTCCGTGGCCATTGCAGCGGGACTTTATTTTAATTACCCGATCCGGAAGGAACAGCCGGTTTCCATCATTGAAGAAATCCAGCAGAAGAAAAAATCGGACATTGTCCAGTTTGTCAATACGGAATCGAGGATCGTTACGCATATGCTGCCGGACAGCAGCTCGATCATCATGCACCCGGAAGCTTCGGTAACCTATCCCGCCCGCTTCGATGCAGACCGGCGCATAGTCACATTTTCGGGGGAAGGTTTTTTTGATATAACAAAAGATAAAACCCGGCCTTTCCTCATCCAGAGCGGGGAAATGGTCATTAAGGTGCTGGGGACAAGCTTTAATGTAAAAGCTGCTTCGGCTCAGAAGGTATTTCAGGTGGATGTGCTGACGGGTAGTGTGGAAGTCACCGCGCCGGGCACTAAGAAGAAGCCACAGCAGCTCGTCCTGAAACCAAAGCAGCAGGCCATCTTTGAAATTGAATCCAAAAGGCTGACTGCGAGGCAGATAACCATACAACCCCGCAAGGAAATATACGAGCCGGTAACAGTGGTTTTCGAAGAAGCGCCGTTGAATAAGGTTATTGAGCAGCTCGAAAAACGGTTTAATGTAAACATTCGCTTGTCCAATCCCGCCACTGCTACGTGCAGCGTAACCGCCAATTTTGAGTCGCAGCCATTTACAGTAATCCTGGAAATGCTCTGCACCACCTTGGAAGCCAACTATACTATTTCAGGAAACACGATTTTACTCAATGGAACACCTTGTGAATAA
- a CDS encoding RNA polymerase sigma factor, with translation MNAIYTSCSDENILALISEQDDELAFAELYNRYFNVLFNYAYSKVNDRFAAQEIVQELFVNIWQKRHGQQILCCRTFLFAIAKKQIISFYRKEFTRKQHYDHWESLHADPVDFADQHTLTADLQTRYEQGLHLLSPKCQEVFVLSRQGVSNKQIGDRLAIAEKTVEQHISKAIRILRAHLKDHIISGILLFVFN, from the coding sequence ATGAACGCCATCTATACTTCCTGTTCCGATGAAAATATCCTTGCGCTGATCAGCGAGCAGGACGACGAGCTGGCTTTTGCCGAGCTATATAACCGCTATTTTAATGTGCTTTTCAATTACGCTTACAGCAAAGTGAACGACCGGTTCGCTGCGCAGGAAATTGTGCAGGAATTATTCGTAAACATCTGGCAGAAGCGTCACGGACAGCAGATCCTTTGCTGCCGCACATTCCTTTTCGCTATCGCCAAGAAGCAGATCATTTCTTTTTACCGCAAAGAATTTACCCGAAAACAACATTACGATCATTGGGAATCACTGCATGCAGATCCCGTTGACTTTGCCGACCAGCATACATTAACAGCCGACCTGCAAACCCGCTACGAGCAAGGTTTGCATTTGCTGTCGCCCAAATGTCAGGAAGTGTTTGTGCTGAGCAGGCAGGGCGTTTCCAACAAGCAGATCGGGGACCGGCTTGCGATTGCCGAGAAGACGGTGGAGCAGCACATTTCCAAAGCGATCCGGATTTTAAGGGCGCATTTGAAAGACCACATAATCTCCGGCATCCTCCTTTTCGTTTTTAATTAA
- a CDS encoding NUDIX hydrolase translates to MNNYPQASRILLAIDCIIFGFDGKDIKLLLIKRNFEPEKGKWSLMGGFLNADEDLSDGAARILYNLTGLKNIYVEQLETFGKIHRDPAERTVSVVFFALIQIDDHDAEAVKSHNASWITLENRPALIFDHEDMVCKAIEHLKYKAALHPIGFELLPELFTIPQLQKLYEAIYNIPLDRRNFSRKLLSTGLLIDTGNKNSNSTTKKATLYKLDEVRYKEKFHSFWNFMPDSMKQS, encoded by the coding sequence ATGAATAATTATCCGCAGGCTTCGCGCATTCTGCTGGCAATAGACTGTATTATTTTCGGGTTCGACGGGAAGGATATCAAGCTGTTGCTGATTAAAAGGAATTTTGAGCCTGAAAAGGGGAAATGGTCGCTGATGGGTGGTTTTCTCAATGCGGATGAAGACCTCTCGGATGGCGCAGCGCGCATCTTATACAATCTTACGGGGCTGAAAAACATCTACGTCGAGCAGCTCGAAACATTCGGAAAGATCCACCGCGATCCCGCCGAAAGGACTGTTTCGGTTGTGTTTTTTGCACTCATCCAGATTGATGACCATGACGCCGAGGCGGTTAAGAGCCATAATGCTTCCTGGATTACGCTGGAAAATCGTCCGGCGCTGATATTCGATCATGAGGATATGGTTTGCAAGGCCATTGAACATTTAAAATACAAAGCTGCACTGCATCCCATTGGTTTTGAGCTCTTACCCGAGCTTTTTACCATTCCTCAACTCCAAAAACTCTACGAAGCCATCTACAACATCCCGCTCGACAGGCGCAATTTCAGCCGCAAACTTTTGTCAACGGGATTACTGATCGACACCGGAAACAAAAACAGCAACAGCACGACTAAAAAGGCTACTTTGTATAAGCTGGACGAAGTGAGATATAAGGAGAAGTTTCACTCGTTCTGGAATTTTATGCCCGACAGCATGAAGCAGTCGTAG
- a CDS encoding ribulokinase: MRESYVIGIDFGTDSVRALVVNAHTGDQAGTAVREYSRWKQGKYCDASSSRFRQHPLDYLEAMEAALLEALDKSPADVRNNVRGISVDTTGSTPVAVDRNGTPLSLLPEFAENPNGMFILWKDHTANAEAEEINTLAHSLETDYTKYVGGIYSSEWFWAKILRTLRVDSEVRDKAFSWVEHCDWISAELTGNTDPLTLKRSRCAAGHKALWHSDFDGLPPNEFLTRLDPLLDGIRDRLFSQTQTSDEAMGTISPKWAEKLGIPADTVIGVGAFDAHMGAVGALIEPYSLCKVIGTSTCDMLIAPNEEVGHLLIKGICGQVDGSIIPGMLGMEAGQSAFGDIYAWFSKLIVEPVRTLLGEEAAQKLSKELIPHLAEQAAKLPVTENDIIAIDWMNGRRTPDAKHTLKGAILGLNLASDHVRIFKALVEATAYGSKSIVERFRKEGVPIHEVIAIGGVAKKSAFVMQTLADVLNMPIKVAASEQACALGAAMFAAVASGIHKTLPEAQEAMNSGFDAVYTPRPAQTAVYQSLYQKYTQCGAFLENDFLRKWEPAPENILSASL, encoded by the coding sequence ATGAGAGAAAGTTACGTCATAGGGATTGATTTTGGCACGGACTCCGTGCGGGCGCTGGTTGTGAACGCGCATACGGGCGATCAGGCCGGAACGGCGGTTCGGGAATACAGCCGTTGGAAGCAGGGAAAATACTGCGATGCATCGTCGTCGCGGTTCAGGCAGCATCCGCTGGATTACCTTGAAGCCATGGAAGCTGCTTTGCTGGAAGCACTGGACAAATCACCCGCAGATGTGCGGAACAATGTCCGGGGCATTTCTGTGGATACGACGGGTTCTACGCCTGTTGCTGTGGACCGGAACGGCACGCCTTTGTCGCTGCTCCCTGAGTTTGCCGAGAATCCAAATGGCATGTTTATCCTCTGGAAAGATCACACGGCCAATGCCGAGGCGGAGGAAATCAACACATTGGCACACAGTTTAGAAACAGATTATACCAAGTACGTCGGCGGGATTTATTCGTCGGAATGGTTTTGGGCCAAAATCCTGCGGACGCTGCGGGTAGACAGCGAAGTGCGTGACAAAGCGTTTTCGTGGGTGGAACATTGCGACTGGATCTCTGCCGAACTGACCGGTAACACAGACCCGCTGACATTGAAACGATCCAGGTGCGCAGCCGGACACAAGGCATTATGGCACAGCGATTTCGACGGTTTGCCACCCAATGAGTTCCTGACCAGGCTTGATCCGCTTCTGGATGGCATCCGCGACCGGCTTTTCTCCCAGACACAAACTTCGGACGAAGCGATGGGCACCATTTCGCCAAAATGGGCCGAAAAACTGGGCATTCCTGCCGACACAGTCATTGGTGTAGGGGCATTTGATGCGCATATGGGCGCAGTAGGAGCATTAATCGAGCCTTATTCACTTTGTAAGGTGATCGGGACGTCGACTTGTGACATGCTGATCGCTCCGAACGAGGAAGTCGGACATTTATTGATCAAGGGCATTTGCGGCCAGGTCGACGGCTCCATTATTCCCGGTATGCTAGGTATGGAGGCAGGTCAATCTGCATTTGGGGACATCTATGCTTGGTTTTCGAAGTTGATCGTTGAGCCTGTGAGAACATTGCTCGGCGAGGAAGCTGCGCAAAAATTATCCAAAGAACTCATCCCGCATCTGGCAGAACAAGCCGCAAAACTGCCAGTTACCGAAAACGACATTATCGCCATCGACTGGATGAACGGCCGCCGGACGCCCGATGCGAAACATACATTAAAAGGCGCTATACTGGGCTTGAACCTGGCCAGCGATCACGTCCGGATATTTAAAGCGCTGGTGGAAGCCACAGCTTACGGCTCCAAAAGCATCGTGGAACGGTTCAGGAAAGAAGGCGTTCCGATTCATGAAGTCATTGCGATTGGTGGTGTTGCCAAGAAATCGGCATTTGTGATGCAAACGCTGGCGGATGTGCTTAATATGCCTATCAAAGTCGCTGCTTCCGAGCAGGCCTGTGCGCTGGGCGCGGCAATGTTCGCCGCAGTTGCTTCGGGCATTCACAAGACCCTGCCGGAAGCACAGGAAGCCATGAACTCTGGCTTTGACGCTGTTTATACGCCCAGACCGGCGCAAACGGCTGTTTATCAATCATTATATCAAAAATACACGCAGTGTGGTGCATTCCTGGAAAACGACTTTCTGCGCAAATGGGAGCCGGCTCCCGAAAATATATTATCCGCTTCATTGTAA
- the araA gene encoding L-arabinose isomerase — MVDLKQFEIWFITGSQDLYGADTLRQVAEHAQIISKHFDESAQMPVRTVFKPVVKSSEEIFNIMQDANVAKNCIGIVAWMHTFSPAKMWIRGLQIMQKPLLHLHTQFNRDIPWANIDMDFMNLNQSAHGDREFGFMMTRMRLNRKVIVGHWQEQHIIEDLAKWTRVAAARHDMKGAKFVRFGDNMREVAVTDGDKVAAEMTFGFSVNTYAVGDLVAVINQVSEQEVGLLIDEYESLYHLAVGIRKGDGRHQALWDAARIELGLKYFLEDGNFKGYTNTFEDLHGMKQLPGIGSQRMMAAGYGYAGEGDWKTSAMVRALKVMGSGLAGGNSFMEDYTYHFDPANNLVLGSHMLEICPSIACGRPSCEIHPLGIGGKEDPVRLVFNAAAGPAINVSLVDMGNRFRILVNEVEAVEVTEALPKLPVARVLWKPAPDMATGCAAWIYAGGAHHTVYSQNLTTDHIEMLAEMTGVELVVIDKNTSLRQLKNELRWSEASYR; from the coding sequence ATGGTTGATTTAAAACAATTTGAAATTTGGTTTATTACGGGCAGTCAGGATCTGTACGGAGCGGATACGCTCAGACAGGTCGCAGAGCACGCCCAGATCATCAGCAAGCATTTTGACGAATCTGCTCAGATGCCGGTCAGGACGGTTTTCAAGCCTGTCGTGAAGTCATCGGAAGAGATTTTTAATATCATGCAGGACGCGAATGTGGCTAAAAACTGCATTGGCATAGTAGCCTGGATGCACACTTTTTCACCGGCAAAAATGTGGATCCGTGGTTTGCAGATCATGCAAAAACCATTGCTCCACCTGCATACGCAGTTTAACCGCGACATTCCCTGGGCGAACATTGATATGGATTTCATGAACCTGAACCAGTCGGCGCATGGCGACCGGGAATTTGGTTTCATGATGACGCGTATGCGCCTGAACCGGAAGGTGATCGTGGGACACTGGCAGGAGCAGCACATTATAGAAGATCTGGCAAAATGGACACGCGTAGCGGCTGCCCGACACGATATGAAAGGAGCGAAATTTGTTCGTTTTGGCGATAATATGCGCGAAGTGGCAGTTACCGACGGTGATAAGGTTGCTGCTGAAATGACATTCGGATTTTCGGTAAATACGTATGCTGTGGGCGACCTGGTTGCTGTTATTAATCAGGTTTCGGAACAGGAAGTCGGACTTTTGATTGATGAATATGAATCGCTTTATCATCTGGCGGTCGGCATTCGTAAGGGAGACGGGAGACATCAGGCGCTCTGGGATGCTGCCCGGATTGAATTGGGATTGAAATACTTTCTGGAAGACGGAAATTTCAAGGGTTATACCAACACATTCGAGGATCTGCACGGCATGAAGCAGCTTCCGGGCATAGGTTCTCAGCGCATGATGGCGGCGGGCTATGGTTATGCTGGCGAGGGTGACTGGAAAACGTCGGCCATGGTGCGGGCGCTCAAAGTAATGGGCAGCGGACTGGCAGGGGGAAACTCCTTTATGGAGGATTACACTTATCATTTCGACCCGGCCAATAACCTCGTTCTGGGATCACATATGCTGGAAATCTGCCCGAGCATTGCCTGCGGCAGACCGTCCTGTGAAATCCATCCCCTGGGCATCGGCGGAAAGGAAGATCCTGTCAGACTGGTTTTCAATGCCGCGGCAGGTCCTGCTATTAATGTTTCCCTGGTGGATATGGGCAACCGTTTCCGGATCCTGGTGAACGAAGTAGAAGCGGTGGAAGTGACCGAAGCACTTCCGAAACTTCCGGTTGCGAGGGTTTTATGGAAACCAGCCCCGGATATGGCCACGGGTTGTGCGGCATGGATCTACGCAGGCGGGGCACACCACACGGTTTACAGCCAGAACCTCACCACAGATCATATTGAAATGCTGGCCGAAATGACTGGCGTTGAGCTGGTTGTGATTGATAAGAACACGTCGCTCAGGCAGTTGAAAAATGAATTGAGATGGAGCGAGGCCTCGTATAGATAA
- a CDS encoding L-ribulose-5-phosphate 4-epimerase, whose protein sequence is MSKYTYLKEQVYEANMEIPRENLAIVTFGNVSGIDRNAGVIAIKPSGVPYHKLKVEDIVLLDLDNQVVEGNMRPSSDTKTHTLLYKNFPSIGGVCHTHSTYAVAWAQAIRAIPNLGTTHADHLTTAVPVTEVMSDEMIQRDYELETGNQILDLFGDDKLNYEETEMVLVACHGPFTWGKDPAKAVYNSVVLEEIAKMAYLTMHINPSAQTIKQGLIDKHYFRKHGKDAYYGQGC, encoded by the coding sequence ATGTCTAAATACACTTATTTAAAAGAGCAGGTTTACGAGGCCAATATGGAGATTCCCCGGGAGAACCTGGCCATTGTTACGTTTGGTAATGTGAGCGGGATCGACCGGAATGCGGGCGTGATTGCTATTAAGCCCAGCGGCGTCCCTTATCACAAGCTGAAAGTCGAGGATATTGTTTTGCTGGATCTGGATAACCAGGTTGTGGAAGGCAATATGCGGCCATCTTCGGATACGAAAACCCATACATTGCTTTATAAAAATTTCCCGTCCATTGGCGGCGTCTGCCATACGCATTCAACTTACGCCGTGGCTTGGGCGCAGGCCATAAGGGCGATTCCGAACCTGGGCACCACACACGCCGACCACTTAACTACGGCTGTGCCTGTTACCGAGGTAATGTCGGATGAAATGATCCAGCGAGATTACGAATTGGAAACGGGTAATCAGATCCTGGATTTGTTCGGGGATGATAAGTTGAATTATGAAGAAACGGAAATGGTCCTGGTGGCTTGCCACGGGCCGTTTACGTGGGGGAAAGATCCGGCTAAGGCCGTTTATAATTCCGTTGTGCTGGAAGAAATTGCAAAGATGGCTTACCTTACAATGCACATTAACCCCTCTGCTCAGACCATTAAGCAAGGCCTGATTGACAAGCATTATTTTCGCAAGCACGGAAAGGATGCTTACTACGGGCAGGGTTGCTGA
- a CDS encoding response regulator, whose product MKPLLHFFLIDDSTFDLFIYEKLLKKSGITDSVRTFNSARDALKHLVSEADSLPDSIILLDLQMPDMNGFEFIDEFDHLPESLHKKIKLFMLSSTIDTRDIDKARASRHIIDLLPKPLEISTLKRKLEI is encoded by the coding sequence ATGAAGCCACTTTTACACTTTTTCCTTATAGACGACAGCACATTCGATCTGTTTATATACGAAAAGTTACTGAAGAAAAGTGGCATAACGGACTCTGTCAGGACATTCAATTCCGCGCGCGATGCGCTCAAACATCTTGTCAGTGAAGCAGATAGCCTTCCTGACAGCATTATTCTGCTGGACCTGCAAATGCCCGACATGAACGGGTTTGAGTTTATAGACGAATTCGACCATCTTCCGGAAAGTCTCCATAAAAAGATTAAACTCTTCATGTTATCCTCCACCATTGACACCCGTGACATCGACAAGGCAAGGGCGAGCCGGCATATCATCGACCTCCTTCCCAAACCATTGGAAATCTCAACTTTGAAGCGAAAGCTCGAAATCTGA